A genomic window from Salvia miltiorrhiza cultivar Shanhuang (shh) chromosome 5, IMPLAD_Smil_shh, whole genome shotgun sequence includes:
- the LOC131026086 gene encoding uncharacterized protein LOC131026086: MAEKFRSGLRHEIKMALAGHGNLTHSEALSRALDVEAAMPEDRPTQTQASGNNDRGKRKWDGRPVNPGSAGNNQGQLRAPLCPKCSKSHHGICLAGSNTCFKCGQKGHFARDCQGKPQGGMRGPNQPSQVQPLRAIQGQQLLYPPPQQQHRPAIRPPQIPQARAYALHKNKQGNNQGNLAGRDALSFHGICRRNRVPTISALQARKMMNKKDCQAFLVYLNGGIETKKTMEDVEIVRDFQDVFPENLPGLPPDRQVEFTIDLEPGAAPVSKAPYRMGPKELEELKIQLQELLDLGFIRPSVSPWGAPVLFVKKKDGTLRLCIDYRELNKLTLKNKYPLPRIDDLFDQLKGASVFSKIDLKSGYHQLKVRHEDIPKTAFRTRYGHYEFVVVPFGLTNAPAVFMDLMNRVFHPYLDKFALVFIDDILIYSKNEEEHREHLRTVLQTLRDERLYAKFNKCEFWLKEVTFLGHIVSSEGIKVDPAKVEAVQGWKSPTTPNEIRSFLGLAGYYRRFIEGFSKIARPMTQLLRKGIKYTWTNECEESFQLLKEKLTTAPVLTIPEPDKEYVVYTDASKNGLGCVLMQEGKEEELIREFDRMKLEVINPPATIAGVVAIIPNLRKLVVEAQRKDDELEKLRAKIREGNLKNYHEEADNAIFF, from the exons atggcCGAGAAGTTTCGTTCAGGCCTTAGGCATGAGATCAAGATGGCGCTTGCTGGTCATGGTAATCTCACCCACTCTGAGGCACTTAGCAGAGCCTTGGATGTTGAAGCAGCCATGCCTGAAGACCGCCCAACCCAGACTCAAGCTTCAGGAAACAACGATCgtgggaagagaaaatgggatg GACGACCAGTCAATCCAGGATCAGCTGGAAACAATCAAGGCCAGCTCAGGGCACCTTTGTGTCCCAAATGCTCCAAGTCACATCACGGCATATGCTTGGCTGGCAGCAATACctgctttaagtgtggccagaagggccattttgccagAGACTGCCAAGGAAAACCTCAAGGAGGAATGAGAGGGCCAAATCAGCCGAGCCAAGTACAACCACTCAGGGCTATTCAAGGCCAACAACTACTCTACCCACCACCACAGCAACAACATCGACCTGCGATACGTCCACCGCAAATTCCACAGGCAAGAGCCTATGCCTTGCACAAGAATAAGCAAGGAAACAACCAAGGGaatttggcag GAAGGGACGCTTTGAGTTTCCACGGAATATGCAGGAGGAACAGAGTGCCGACTATTTCAGCTTTACAGgcaaggaagatgatgaacaagaaagactgccAAGCCTTCCTCGTATACCTGAACGGGGGAATTGAGACCAAAAAGACAATGGAAGATGTAGAGATCGTGCGggattttcaagatgttttcccagaaaatttgccaggattaccacctgacagacaagtagaattcaccatcgatctagagccaggagcggcgccggtatcaaaagcaccgtacagaatgggcccgaaggaattggaagagttgaaaatccagttacaagagttgctggacctaggcttcatcaggcctagtgtgtccccatggggagcgccggtgctgtttgtcaagaagaaagatggaaccttgagattgtgcatcgattatcgagagctgaacaagctaacgcttaagaacaagtatccattgcctagaattgatgatttattcgaccaactcaagggcgcgagtgttttctccaaaatcgatttgaagtctgggtatcatcagttaaaggttagacatgaagatatacccaaaacggctttccgaacaagatatggtcactacgagttcgtagttgtaccgttcggactaacaaatgcaccagctgtgttcatggacctcatgaacagagtatttcatccttatttggataaattcgccttggtgtttattgatgatatcctcatttactccaagaatgaagaagaacacagGGAACATCTGAGAACTGTTTTGCAAACTCTTAGGGATgaacgcctttatgccaaattcaacaaatgtgagttttggctcaaagaagttacatttctgggacatattgtatcttcagaaggtattaaggtggaccccgccaaagtggaagcagtacaaggatggaagtcgccaactaccccaaacgagatcagaagtttcttgggattggctggctactatcgaagattcattgagggattttccaagatagcaaggccgatgacgcaattgctccgaaagggaattaaatacaCATGGACTAACGAGTGTGAAGAAAGTTTTCAGTTGCTCAAGGAAAAGCTAACTACAGCGCCAGTGCTAACAATTCCGGAACCAGACAAGGAGTATGTGGTCTACACAGATGCATCAAAGAACGGACTAGGATGcgttttgatgcaggaaggcaaa gaagaagagctcatacgAGAATTTGATAGGATGAAATTAGAGGTGATAAACCCACCTGCTACAATAGCGGGGGTGGTCGCGATTATACCGAATTTGAGGAAATTGGTGGTAGAAGCTCAAAGGAAGGATGATGAATTGGAGAAATTACGAGCTAAGATAAGAGAAGGAAATCTTAAGAACTACCACGAAGAAGCCGATAATGCTATTTTCTTTTAG
- the LOC131026089 gene encoding glutathione S-transferase T3-like codes for MGFAPFSQASNVLATENLPTPAANANIQEEPEAVKPKAKGTRAAYSSEESELVAILWAEATHYPILGTSQKLLQYWRAIAEKFNALNESGAPPRKPDHLKSHFARVQKETKFFEGFYNTCKENWGSGMSDDQIFQQAQTMFEANFKKQFSYVKAWKVLRECQRFTSQAGDVHSAKKSKGSDGGATTTSSEPSVTTRPQGQKAAKRDKGKAKKGEGSSGGGSTFSDALEKKYEFCENGDLKHPLRHDALDYWRIVCLKWGPPSKTPPKTHSTEDALDMVRILIQNKL; via the exons atggggtttgctccaTTTTCACAAGCCTCCAATGTCTTGGCTACGGAAAATCTTCCCACGCCGGCGGCGAACGCCAACATCCAAGAAGAGCCGGAGGCGGTGAAGCCGAAAGCCAAGGGCACCCGCGCTGCATATTCTAGCGAGGAGTCCGAGCTCGTGGCAATCTTGTGGGCGGAGGCAACCCACTATCCTATTTTGGGGACCTCCCaaaagttgctccaatattggAGAGCAATCGCGGAGAAGTTCAACGCGCTCAATGAGTCGGGAGCACCGCCGCGAAAGCCGGATCATCTCAAGTCCCACTTCGCCCGTGTCCAAAAGGAGACGAAATTCTTCGAGGGCTTCTACAACACTTGCAAGGAGAATTGGGGGAGTGGTATGAGCGACGATCAAATCTTCCAACAAGCTCAGACGATGTTCGAAGcgaatttcaagaagcaattctcctacgtcaaagcttggaaagtgcttCGCGAATGCCAAAGATTCACGTCGCAAGCCGGGGATGTCCACTCTGCAAAAaagtcgaagggctccgatggtggAGCAACCACTACTTCTTCGGAGCCGAGTGTCACGACGAGACCACAAGGCCAAAAAGCGGCAAAGCGAGACAAGGGCAAGGCGAAGAAGGGAGAAGGGTCTTCGGGAGGAGGTTCGACGTTCTCCGACGCTctcgagaag aaatatgaattttgtgaaaATGGAGATCTAAAACACCCTTTAAGACACGATGCACTGGACTACTGGAGAATAGTGTGTCTTAAgtggggaccaccatctaagacacCTCCTAAGACACACTCCACTGAAGATGCTCTAGATATGGTCAGAATTTTAATTCAGAACAAATTATAA
- the LOC130987164 gene encoding uncharacterized protein LOC130987164 produces MYNGIGLQTPRGSGTNGYIQSNKFFVRPKTNKVITDSSKGFESDQGTAGVTRKANKEILEHDRKRQIELKLIVLEDTLSDQGYTEAEIAEKLDEARKSLEAKDNDEAQGGNKSRLSDKVSVTQTHQIAALKERQMENLKAALGIESEAEREQKRSEAEALNFKEILDEGEIVDTDTDQREATRKVVKKNEPGRNKKKRAKDSDSSEGSDVDVRKRTAKSSSKKQKRVSRHDSSSSGSESDSESGSDSGSESDHDKKNTRARGRHDSDSDDDQVSPERSKQKPKKSVKSKRHDSDDGYSSPGSPQRRKLKEKKSSKSKRHDSDDDHSSDESPDRRNQELKKHLKSMPLSKSKRHDYDDENRARESPERTKLEEKKPLKSMLLSKSKRHEDDDEHSPREIPEMRKQEQKKSLKSRRHDSDDGYSSGESPERRKQELKKPSKSKRYDSDDGYNSEESLERRKKEQKKPSKSTQLDSDDDYNSGEIPDRRKQELKKPSSSKRHDSDDGYSPKRGKQDDDRRNYHKGARKIGESNSDDELNPHEGLKSRNQRGYEQSRRHGDSDDKLEKGERSRSGKVNQLPGSPKDHRYGNRKKPRSDIQDKFGDRYGQGSDNDGQDKIGDRYGQGIDIDRQIKISDRYGQGSDSDSDEAPKRGRERRDRDKDYLSSGRGRQVRNSSRDDKTGDAIERSRGNVRDQDRDEEAKPLMKKKIGHGDDSGSRGREKDLARDVDDRQKDKDDGLNAFRKLEQLYESKGDRSEGMTRSRNEPRHENRRDSGEDEGYRRSKQERVVDEDRHGRKHEKGDAEGRHGRRHERERGDDEGRHGRRQERERGDDEDRHGRKPERERVVDEEDRYGRKHERERVDDEDGDVRKYERERGVDEDGDVRKHERHGDREPYKRDRGRQREDEQKSNKDERGGEHISKRPRYDEGPSSGRRYPEDDRSDDRRSRRR; encoded by the exons ATGTATAACGGAATAGGGTTGCAGACCCCTCGGGGCTCTGGAACCAATGGCTACATCCAGTCGAACAAGTTCTTCGTGCGGCCGAAGACCAACAAAGTCATCACCGATTCGAGCAAGGGCTTCGAATCGGATCAAGGAACCGCCGGTGTCACCCGGAAAGCCAACAAGGAGATCTTGGAGCACGATAGGAAGCGTCAGATCGAGCTCAAGCTTATCGTTTTGGAGGACACGCTGAGCGATCAGGGGTATACAGAGGCCGAGATCGCTGAGAAGCTCGATGAGGCCAGGAAGTCTCTCGAAGCCAAGGATAACGATGAGGCTCAAGGAGGAAATAAGTCGCGTTTATCGGATAA AGTTTCGGTGACGCAGACTCATCAAATAGCTGCGTTGAAGGAAAGGCAGATGGAAAATCTGAAGGCTGCACTTGGAATAGAATCCGAAGCTGAGAGAGAGCAGAAGCGCAGTGAAGCTGAGGCACTAAATTTCAAGGAGATTCTCGATGAGGGTGAAATAGTTGATACTGATACTGATCAGAGGGAAGCAACACGAAAAGTTGTAAAGAAAAATGAACCTGGTAGGAACAAGAAAAAGCGAGCTAAGGATTCTGATAGCAGTGAGGGTTCTGATGTTGATGTTAGGAAGAGAACGGCAAAGTCATCATCTAAGAAGCAGAAGAGGGTTTCGAGGCATGACAGTAGTTCATCTGGTTCAGAATCAGATTCTGAATCTGGTTCTGATTCAGGTTCCGAGTCTGATCATGATAAGAAAAACACAAGAGCTCGTGGACGCCATGATTCTGATTCTGATGACGACCAAGTCTCCCCGGAGAGGAGCAAGCAAAAGCCAAAGAAGTCTGTAAAGAGCAAGCGCCATGATTCTGATGACGGCTACAGCTCCCCTGGGAGTCCCCAGAGGAGAAAGCTAAAGGAAAAGAAGTCTTCAAAGAGCAAACGGCATGATTCAGATGATGACCACAGTTCTGACGAGAGCCCTGACAGGAGAAATCAAGAGCTAAAGAAGCATTTGAAGAGCATGCCGCTGTCAAAGAGCAAGCGGcatgattatgatgatgagaACAGAGCCCGTGAGAGTCCGGAGAGGACAAAGCTAGAAGAAAAGAAGCCGTTGAAGAGCATGCTGCTGTCAAAGAGCAAGCGACATGAGGATGATGATGAGCACAGCCCCCGTGAGATTCCTGAGATGAGAAAGCAAGAGCAAAAGAAGTCTTTAAAGAGCAGGCGGCATGATTCAGATGATGGCTACAGCTCTGGAGAGAGCCCTGAGAGGAGAAAGCAAGAGTTAAAGAAGCCTTCTAAGAGTAAGCGATATGATTCTGACGATGGCTACAACTCCGAAGAGAGCCTTGAGAGGAGAAAGAAAGAGCAAAAGAAGCCTTCAAAGAGCACACAACTCGACTCTGACGACGATTACAACTCTGGTGAGATCCCTGATAGGAGAAAGCAAGAGCTAAAGAAGCCATCAAGCAGTAAGCGACATGATTCTGATGATGGGTACAGTCCTAAGAGGGGAAAGCAGGATGATGATCGTAGAAACTATCATAAGGGAGCTCGGAAGATTGGAGAATCTAACTCAGATGATGAATTAAATCCTCATGAAGGCCTCAAGAGTAGGAATCAGAGGGGTTATGAGCAGAGCAGGCGACATGGTGATTCTGATGATAAATTGGAGAAAGGTGAGAGAAGCCGATCTGGGAAGGTGAATCAACTACCTGGTAGTCCGAAGGACCATCGTTACGGTAACAGGAAGAAACCCAGGAGCGACATACAAGATAAATTTGGTGATAGGTATGGTCAAGGAAGCGACAATGACGGACAAGATAAAATTGGTGATAGGTATGGTCAAGGAATCGACATTGACAGACAAATTAAAATTAGTGACAGGTATGGTCAAGGAAGTGACAGTGATTCTGATGAAGCACCCAAAAGGGGAAGGGAACGGCGTGATAGAGATAAGGATTATCTAAGTTCTGGTCGTGGTAGGCAAGTTAGAAACAGTTCGAGAGATGATAAGACTGGTGATGCCATTGAAAGAAGTAGAGGTAATGTTAGGGATCAAGATAGAGATGAAGAAGCCAAGCCattaatgaagaaaaaaatCGGTCATGGTGATGATTCAGGTTCCAGAGGCAGAGAGAAGGATCTTGCACGTGATGTTGATGATAGACAGAAGGATAAAGATGATGGATTGAACGCATTTCGGAAATTGGAGCAACTGTATGAATCAAAGGGAGATAGAAGTGAGGGCATGACTCGCAGTAGGAATGAGCCCCGACATGAGAATAGGAGAGATAGTGGGGAGGATGAAGGTTACCGACGAAGCAAACAAGAGAGAGTGGTTGATGAAGATCGCCATGGAAGAAAGCATGAAAAAGGGGATGCTGAAGGTCGCCATGGAAGGAGGCATGAACGAGAGAGAGGGGATGATGAAGGCCGTCATGGAAGAAGgcaagaaagagagagaggggacgACGAAGATCGCCATGGGAGAAAGcctgaaagagagagagtggtgGATGAAGAAGATCGCTATGGAAGAAAgcatgaaagagagagagtggatGATGAAGATGGCGATGTTAGAAagtatgaaagagagagaggggttgATGAAGATGGCGATGTTAGAAAGCATGAAAGGCATGGTGATAGAGAGCCATACAAGAGGGATCGTGGGCGTCAACGAGAAGACGAGCAGAAAAGTAATAAAGATGAGAGAGGTGGGGAACACATCTCGAAGAGGCCTAGGTATGACGAGGGACCTTCTAGTGGAAGGAGATACCCTGAGGATGACAGGAGTGACGATAGGCGGTCTCGGCGCCGGTGA
- the LOC130987189 gene encoding uncharacterized protein At4g15970-like — protein sequence MGIGGIGASTKRRVEIHPYRSQSPPLLHQPPPPPPQFSPAVYRAILLAAAVGLMYVVLGQSDSPPPQLPISPPSSPREDSTQTNLSPERESEASLFHMFKSEDLTSQKWEKDGNELELILRKASIEDRKTVIITTVNAAWMEPSSLFDLFLESFKIGNETQKFLENLVVVAMDQEAYHRCKMVHRHCFALTTEGVDFSGEAKFRSGDYLEMMWRRIDFLRSVLEMGYSFIFSDVDIAWMRDPFPRLYEEGDIQMACDVFVFNSTSRWNFPNAGFVYAKSNPRSIQFYKYWVAKREAGKHDQDVFYKIKHDPFMEEIGLDLRFLDTAYFSGLCEPSRDLDEVVTMHANCCTKLKSKIHDIRMVIEDWKNYKMGGPNKWSVPRICGVRKADLEKMKALARAAHA from the exons ATGGGGATTGGAGGTATAGGCGCCAGCACCAAACGGCGAGTAGAAATCCATCCGTACCGGAGCCAATCGCCGCCACTGTTGCACCAaccaccgcctccgccgccaCAATTCTCCCCTGCAGTTTACAGAGCCATATTACTAGCCGCGGCGGTCGGCCTAATGTACGTTGTTCTCGGCCAATCCGATTCTCCCCCTCCGCAGCTCCCAATATCGCCTCCATCGTCGCCGCGGGAAGATTCCACACAAACAAATCTCTCTCCGGAGAGAGAAAGCGAGGCATCCTTGTTTCACATGTTCAAATCTGAAGATCTAACGTCTCAG AAATGGGAGAAGGATGGGAACGAGTTGGAGTTGATACTAAGAAAGGCATCGATTGAGGATCGGAAAACTGTGATCATAACTACTGTGAATGCAGCATGGATGGAACCGTCTTCCCTATTCGATCTATTTTTGGAGAGTTTCAAAATTGGGAATGAGACACAAAAATTTCTGGAGAATCTCGTGGTGGTGGCTATGGATCAAGAGGCCTATCATCGTTGCAAAATGGTTCACCGCCACTGTTTCGCCCTAACCACCGAGGGCGTCGACTTTTCCGGCGAGGCGAAGTTCAGGAGCGGCGATTATCTGGAGATGATGTGGAGAAGGATTGATTTCCTGCGCTCTGTTCTCGAGATGGGATACAGCTTTATATTTTCG GATGTTGATATAGCATGGATGAGGGATCCCTTCCCAAGATTGTACGAAGAGGGCGACATCCAGATGGCATGCGACGTATTCGTATTCAACTCCACCAGCCGTTGGAACTTCCCAAACGCGGGCTTCGTGTACGCCAAATCCAACCCCCGCAGTATCCAGTTCTACAAATACTGGGTGGCGAAGAGGGAGGCCGGCAAGCACGACCAAGACGTGTTCTACAAGATCAAGCACGACCCGTTTATGGAGGAGATCGGGTTGGACCTGCGGTTCCTGGACACGGCCTACTTCAGCGGGCTGTGCGAGCCGAGCCGGGATCTGGATGAGGTGGTGACGATGCACGCCAACTGCTGCACCAAATTGAAGAGCAAGATCCACGACATCCGAATGGTGATTGAGGATTGGAAGAATTATAAGATGGGCGGACCCAACAAGTGGTCTGTGCCAAGGATATGTGGTGTCCGGAAAGCAGACTTGGAAAAAATGAAGGCGCTTGCCCGCGCTGCCCACGCttga
- the LOC130987209 gene encoding uncharacterized protein LOC130987209: MISMAISNINSPFCAHRFQETITLTRKRNGVMKVKAKLSKPNVKKANLGAARKERIKIPNYSDAENTSIYHISQFFSHPSGIEAILNLKALQSYQSLDSNLYRCVLPQVKLLSFEVAPVIDLQVTPTAQHCLVEMISCKFEGSDVAERQNEHFSASMQNKIKWESIGSEQFLDVDVRLNLVLEIYTQPFAMLPPSTVEGPGNIMMQALVDQLVPLLLQQLLQEYEEWVSHQRKRLH, encoded by the exons ATGATATCCATGGCCATATCTAACATCAATTCCCCATTCTGCGCCCATCGTTTTCAAGAAACCATCACATTAACGAG GAAGAGAAATGGAGTGATGAAAGTGAAAGCCAAGTTGTCAAAGCCAAATGTGAAGAAAGCAAATCTTGGTGCAGCAAGGAAGGAGAGGATAAAGATTCCCAATTATAGTGATGCTGAAAATACTAGCATTTATCATATAAGTCAATTTTTCAGTCATCCATCTGGGATTGAAGCAATCTTGAATTTAAAGGCCTTGCAGAGTTATCAGTCCCTTGATTCCAATTTGTATAG GTGTGTCCTACCACAGGTTAAGCTTCTAAGTTTTGAGGTGGCGCCAGTTATAGACTTACAAGTAACTCCAACTGCTCAACATTGTTTAGTCGAGATGATATCTTGCAAG TTTGAGGGCTCTGATGTGGCGGAACGTCAGAATGAGCACTTCTCAG CTTCGATGCAGAACAAAATAAAATGGGAAAGCATTGGTTCGGAACAATTTCTGGATGTTGATGTGAGATTAAATCTTGTCCTTGAG ATATATACCCAGCCATTTGCAATGTTGCCCCCATCAACGGTTGAGGGTCCGGGAAATAT AATGATGCAAGCCCTGGTGGATCAGCTGGTGCCATTGCTTCTACAGCAACTGCTGCAAGAATACGAGGAATGGGTTTCACACCAACGCAAACGCCTTCACTAA